The sequence GGGCCTCGAACCCGATGGACACGCCGCAGAACAGGATCAGTCCCGGTGGGGGCAACACGGCGTCCGCGACGGTCCGGCAGTACACCGACCACGCCATCTGAGGGCAGGTGTGCAGCCCCTCGGCACGCAGCAGCAGCATGACGGTCTGCAGGTACATGCCGAGGTCAGCCCATTGGGCCTGTCCCATGTCGCGGTCGATGTAGCAGAACAAGGCCGCGGGCGCACCGAAGCAGTCCCAGTTCGCGGCAACGGCCGCCTCACGCGACCGCCGGTCCTCGCGTGAGATTCCGAGCGCGGCATAGCGCTGCTCTGCGGCGGCGGATCGGCGCTCGCGGTACGGCGACTTCAGTTCGGGCGGGTACATCTGGTACTCCCGCTCGTCCCCGGGGTCGCCTTCGGCCACCCGCTCGGCGGTGCGTTTCTTCAGCTCCGCCAGCGGCGCGCCAGTCAGCACGTAGACGTGCCAGGGCTGGAGGTTCGCCCCGGACGGTGATCGGGCTGCGGCGGACAACACACGTTCCAGCGTTTCCCGGGGGATCGGATCCCCGCTGAACCGGCGCACCGCCCGTCGGCTCGCAACCGCTTCGTAGACGTCCAAGACAAGCTCCCTGCATATCGGCTCTGGCCCCGCCAGCCACCTGGTGTCGGGACCCTCTACGGTGGTGACGGTCGGCGACGGGGAGAGGTGACCGGTGAGCGCGCACGACGGCCTCGCAGAGGGCTTCGAGACGCACCGCAGCCGACTGCGCGCGGTCGCTCAGCGCATGCTTGGCTCGCACAGCGAGGCGGAGGATGCCGTCCAGGAAGCCTGGCTGCGACTGGCCCGGACCGAAGCCGACGCCGTGCACAACCTGGGCGGCTGGCTCACGACGACGGTCTCCCGTATCTGCCTCGACATGCTGCGGGCCCGCGCATCGCGGAGGGAGGACCCAGCAGGCCACCCGGTGCCCTACGAGGGCCCAGATCCCGCTGCGGGTGGCCGCCCGGAACAGGAGGCAGTGCTGG is a genomic window of Streptomyces griseochromogenes containing:
- a CDS encoding nitroreductase; protein product: MDVYEAVASRRAVRRFSGDPIPRETLERVLSAAARSPSGANLQPWHVYVLTGAPLAELKKRTAERVAEGDPGDEREYQMYPPELKSPYRERRSAAAEQRYAALGISREDRRSREAAVAANWDCFGAPAALFCYIDRDMGQAQWADLGMYLQTVMLLLRAEGLHTCPQMAWSVYCRTVADAVLPPPGLILFCGVSIGFEAPAACHDRIDRAPLAETVTFVDG